In one Curtobacterium citreum genomic region, the following are encoded:
- a CDS encoding glutamate synthase-related protein produces the protein MNPSPFGLYDPARESSDCGVGFITRLDGTPSHDVLVKGDEALCAIPHRGGKSAEGVGDGAGVSIDLSVEFFSAITGQTLRAGHFGVANCFVPTDPDERADAERLVTAELTEQGFELLLVRDVPVDHGVARPEAEQYQLPIVQWVFRAPESWSRADVDAAANRALLAIEAVAYARAAEEHAPHAALYPLSLSARTQVLKGRLNSGEVIGYFTDLRDPRHSVRTLYFHTRFSTNTEPHPTMAQPFRLMAHNGELNTDRKNRLSDEASARARTRSIVRPPGQSDSSRLDQTLQSRVFDDGLDLVEAVVTLMPPAWENDRTLTPAVRDMLEYHSLYEEKNDGPAAVIFSDGDVVGARLDRLGLRPLRTVQTAEYLMVASESGQVAFAADEVVHRGRIEAGGMLVVDHRAGAVLRTREALELLAARRPFGALLDAARVELDALPAPAYERGTSTLGYDGDLSLAGRYVAYSLNQESFRFMLDPMLANGSERISAMGYGNAINALSDTEGGMAKYFSQRFAQVTNPPLDSIREADGMSMRVALGAKLDAHTRAAAGGHTSAQADTGTAAVPTRQIVVQSPVLGHLDMVRLRDQDVVPLERFDMLYVPVVDDEHANADAVRSAVEALCDRVEAFARTTGGIAVLTDRAVSSTRAPLPVILAVAAVNQRLIETGLRLRLSIVAESGQLPSSHHVATALGFGASAVYSLSARLRAEEQYPAEAAPAGEVTATDLALRRFRKAAEKALAKTMGRVGLCTAESYIGGAFFEPNYLDTGDDLFARVFPYMQAPVGGVGFTRIAQAATEWHERARSVATEAQVPLLGLFKERSDGAGHSFGVASVRGFGGMTEERPAFERAGDSEALRLLTLGQLDDAFGITDSAYRGTGYDRLSDAEVDAHRITPGYVSFLQTTHDERSRRPAALRDVLALPADVTGIDEAEDFARELGRFSTTGNASITVRGLSGSRPASPDGLPGGTTRFRLELTSTGPTGSARHLALADGLALLHPGQVDVDAVDDDQVTLRATGAAAALLALLQAAPASVDLDRVQPAHEITRTLASGAMSHGALVATAHEAVAHGTNMVGGMSNSGEGGEHHSRYGTIRGSKIKQFASGRFGIWAGYLADPMLEELEIKIGQGAKPGEGGQLPAPKVTVDIAAARGGTPGVELISPPPHHDTYSIEDLAQLIHDCKAARVRVVVKLVSSEGIGTIAVGVAKAGADVINVAGNTGGTGAAAVTSLKYAGRSAEIGVAEVHQALVANGLRQKVTLRCSGAHQTGSDVVTSALLGGDSFEFGTTALMMLGCVMAKNCNVKCPAGLTTNAEAFEGDPRALAQYLLNIAHDVRQILARLGLRSLREARGRTDLLQLLDHPASVGRLDVRDLLAQVPEKVVADPEYLEKDYRTDDALIAQVRTALVDGHEHTLVVDGVVLGNADKSVGGQLGIDLERILNHELRGADLSAHPAIAEDDRGRRRLVDGALTIRTSGSAGQSYGVFTNDGTTLDHTGTANDGVGKSQSGGRIVVRAPGGGSAERGGNVLVGNFALFGATGGRTFVEGEAGDRFAVRNSGATAVVEGLGDFGCEYMTGGAVLNLGGFGKGLGNGMSGGFLYQYDPSGQVTERASTDSLLVFPVTQTGRGAFHEAAAKLLLEWHLEATGSALAERLLAAWETTRDHVYVGMPRALLLSQDADEILAAATRPELLDELATSVATDKLRAFKTDYRDRRTVLDGRAPALGDQGEDTFALLSSYTVLGVAQDVAQERVPGAAAGDPRVTEAVRNLVLTEDFQVKQRVVKYLRRTLESFADDELATLIATKRLDDAKRALAQRNNRSSDAPGTTGWMMHQTAKNAGRRRAARFDELLATAALEDIARRAPLAPVEAVTA, from the coding sequence GTGAACCCCTCCCCCTTCGGCCTGTACGACCCTGCTCGCGAATCGAGCGACTGCGGCGTCGGCTTCATCACCCGTCTCGACGGGACCCCGAGCCACGACGTCCTGGTGAAGGGCGACGAGGCACTGTGCGCGATCCCCCACCGCGGCGGCAAGTCCGCCGAGGGCGTCGGTGACGGCGCGGGCGTGAGCATCGACCTGTCGGTGGAGTTCTTCAGCGCGATCACCGGCCAGACCCTGCGCGCCGGGCACTTCGGCGTCGCGAACTGCTTCGTGCCGACCGACCCCGACGAGCGTGCCGACGCCGAACGCCTCGTGACGGCCGAGCTGACCGAGCAGGGGTTCGAGTTGCTCCTGGTCCGCGACGTCCCCGTCGACCACGGCGTCGCCCGTCCGGAGGCCGAGCAGTACCAGCTGCCGATCGTGCAGTGGGTCTTCCGCGCCCCGGAGTCCTGGTCCCGCGCCGACGTCGACGCCGCGGCGAACCGCGCGCTCCTCGCGATCGAGGCGGTGGCCTACGCCCGCGCCGCAGAGGAGCACGCACCGCACGCGGCCCTGTACCCGCTGTCGCTCAGCGCCCGGACCCAGGTGCTGAAGGGCCGGCTGAACTCGGGCGAGGTGATCGGGTACTTCACCGACCTGCGTGACCCGCGGCACTCGGTCCGGACGCTGTACTTCCACACCCGGTTCTCGACGAACACCGAGCCGCACCCGACGATGGCCCAGCCGTTCCGCCTGATGGCGCACAACGGCGAGCTGAACACCGACCGCAAGAACCGGCTGTCCGACGAGGCCTCGGCCCGCGCCCGCACGCGCAGCATCGTCCGGCCGCCAGGGCAGTCGGACTCGAGCCGGCTCGACCAGACCCTGCAGAGCCGGGTGTTCGACGACGGCCTGGACCTGGTCGAGGCCGTCGTGACGCTCATGCCCCCGGCGTGGGAGAACGACCGCACGCTCACCCCGGCGGTGCGCGACATGCTCGAGTACCACTCGCTGTACGAGGAGAAGAACGACGGTCCCGCCGCCGTCATCTTCAGCGACGGCGACGTGGTCGGCGCCCGCCTCGACCGGCTCGGCCTCCGGCCGCTCCGCACCGTGCAGACCGCCGAGTACCTGATGGTCGCGTCGGAGTCCGGCCAGGTGGCGTTCGCCGCGGACGAGGTCGTGCACCGCGGCCGGATCGAGGCCGGCGGCATGCTCGTCGTCGACCACCGCGCCGGTGCGGTGCTGCGCACGCGCGAGGCCCTCGAGCTGCTCGCCGCCCGCAGGCCCTTCGGCGCGCTGCTCGACGCCGCCCGGGTGGAGCTCGACGCCCTGCCCGCGCCCGCGTACGAGCGCGGCACGAGCACGCTCGGCTACGACGGGGACCTGTCGCTCGCCGGGCGCTACGTCGCGTACTCGCTGAACCAGGAGAGCTTCCGGTTCATGCTCGACCCGATGCTCGCGAACGGCTCGGAGCGCATCTCGGCGATGGGCTACGGCAACGCGATCAACGCCCTGAGCGACACCGAGGGCGGCATGGCGAAGTACTTCTCGCAGCGCTTCGCCCAGGTGACGAACCCGCCGCTCGACTCGATCCGCGAGGCCGACGGCATGTCGATGCGCGTGGCCCTCGGCGCCAAGCTCGACGCCCACACGCGGGCGGCTGCTGGTGGACACACCAGCGCGCAGGCCGACACCGGCACGGCCGCCGTCCCGACCCGCCAGATCGTCGTGCAGTCCCCCGTGCTCGGCCACCTCGACATGGTCCGCCTGCGCGACCAGGACGTCGTCCCGCTCGAGCGCTTCGACATGCTCTACGTGCCCGTCGTCGACGACGAGCACGCCAACGCCGACGCCGTCCGCTCCGCCGTCGAGGCCCTGTGCGACCGGGTCGAGGCGTTCGCGCGCACCACGGGCGGCATCGCGGTCCTGACCGACCGCGCGGTGTCCTCGACCCGCGCACCGCTCCCGGTGATCCTGGCGGTCGCGGCCGTGAACCAGCGGCTCATCGAGACCGGCCTGCGCCTGCGCCTGTCGATCGTCGCCGAGTCCGGCCAGCTGCCGTCGTCGCACCACGTGGCCACGGCGCTCGGCTTCGGTGCGTCGGCGGTCTACAGCCTGTCGGCCCGGCTCCGTGCCGAGGAGCAGTACCCCGCCGAGGCCGCCCCCGCCGGCGAGGTCACCGCGACCGACCTGGCCCTGCGGCGCTTCCGGAAGGCGGCGGAGAAGGCCCTCGCGAAGACGATGGGCCGCGTCGGCCTGTGCACCGCGGAGAGCTACATCGGCGGCGCGTTCTTCGAGCCGAACTACCTGGACACCGGGGACGACCTGTTCGCCCGGGTGTTCCCGTACATGCAGGCCCCGGTCGGCGGTGTCGGCTTCACCCGCATCGCGCAGGCCGCGACGGAGTGGCACGAGCGCGCCCGCTCGGTCGCGACCGAGGCCCAGGTCCCGCTGCTCGGTCTGTTCAAGGAGCGCTCCGACGGCGCCGGGCACTCGTTCGGCGTCGCGAGCGTCCGCGGCTTCGGCGGGATGACCGAGGAGCGCCCGGCCTTCGAGCGTGCCGGCGACTCAGAGGCGCTCCGCCTGCTCACCCTCGGCCAGCTCGACGACGCCTTCGGCATCACCGACAGCGCGTACCGGGGCACCGGCTACGACCGGCTGAGCGACGCCGAGGTCGACGCACACCGCATCACGCCCGGCTACGTGTCGTTCCTGCAGACCACCCACGACGAGCGGTCCCGCCGCCCCGCAGCGCTCCGCGACGTGCTCGCGCTGCCCGCGGACGTCACGGGCATCGACGAGGCCGAGGACTTCGCACGCGAGCTCGGCCGGTTCTCGACGACCGGCAACGCCAGCATCACGGTGCGCGGCCTGTCCGGCTCGCGGCCCGCCTCGCCCGACGGACTGCCGGGAGGCACGACCCGCTTCCGCCTGGAGCTCACGTCGACGGGACCCACGGGTTCCGCACGCCACCTGGCCCTCGCGGACGGGCTCGCCCTGCTGCACCCCGGCCAGGTGGACGTCGACGCCGTCGACGACGACCAGGTGACGCTCCGCGCCACCGGCGCCGCCGCCGCGCTCCTCGCACTGCTGCAGGCGGCCCCGGCGAGCGTGGACCTCGACCGGGTGCAGCCCGCGCACGAGATCACCCGCACGCTCGCGTCCGGGGCGATGAGCCACGGCGCCCTCGTCGCCACGGCGCACGAGGCCGTCGCGCACGGCACGAACATGGTCGGCGGCATGTCGAACTCGGGCGAGGGCGGCGAGCACCACTCCCGCTACGGGACGATCCGCGGCTCGAAGATCAAGCAGTTCGCCTCGGGTCGGTTCGGCATCTGGGCGGGCTACCTGGCCGACCCGATGCTCGAGGAGCTCGAGATCAAGATCGGCCAGGGCGCCAAGCCCGGCGAGGGCGGTCAGCTGCCCGCGCCGAAGGTCACGGTGGACATCGCCGCCGCACGCGGAGGCACGCCCGGCGTCGAGCTCATCTCGCCGCCGCCGCACCACGACACGTACTCGATCGAGGACCTCGCGCAGCTCATCCACGACTGCAAGGCCGCCCGCGTCCGGGTCGTCGTGAAGCTCGTGTCCTCCGAGGGCATCGGGACGATCGCCGTCGGCGTCGCGAAGGCCGGCGCGGACGTCATCAACGTCGCGGGGAACACCGGCGGGACGGGTGCCGCGGCGGTCACGAGCCTGAAGTACGCGGGCCGCTCCGCGGAGATCGGCGTCGCCGAGGTGCACCAGGCCCTCGTCGCGAACGGCCTGCGGCAGAAGGTCACGCTCCGCTGCTCCGGCGCCCACCAGACCGGATCGGACGTCGTCACGAGCGCGCTGCTCGGCGGCGACTCGTTCGAGTTCGGCACGACCGCGCTCATGATGCTCGGCTGCGTCATGGCGAAGAACTGCAACGTGAAGTGCCCCGCCGGCCTGACCACGAACGCCGAGGCGTTCGAGGGCGACCCGCGTGCGCTCGCGCAGTACCTGCTCAACATCGCGCACGACGTTCGGCAGATCCTCGCGCGCCTCGGGCTGCGGTCGCTCCGCGAGGCCCGGGGGCGCACCGACCTGCTGCAGCTGCTCGACCACCCGGCGAGCGTCGGCCGGCTCGACGTGCGGGACCTCCTGGCGCAGGTGCCGGAGAAGGTCGTCGCAGACCCGGAGTACCTCGAGAAGGACTACCGGACCGACGACGCGCTCATCGCCCAGGTGCGCACGGCGCTCGTCGACGGACACGAGCACACGCTCGTGGTCGACGGCGTCGTCCTCGGCAACGCGGACAAGTCCGTCGGCGGCCAGCTCGGCATCGACCTCGAGCGGATCCTGAACCACGAGCTCCGCGGGGCCGACCTGTCCGCGCACCCGGCGATCGCCGAGGACGACCGCGGTCGCCGTCGGCTGGTCGACGGCGCCCTGACGATCCGCACGAGCGGGTCCGCGGGGCAGTCCTACGGGGTGTTCACGAACGACGGCACGACGCTCGACCACACCGGCACCGCGAACGACGGCGTCGGCAAGAGCCAGTCCGGCGGCCGGATCGTCGTCCGCGCGCCGGGCGGCGGCAGTGCCGAACGCGGCGGCAACGTCCTCGTCGGCAACTTCGCGCTGTTCGGCGCCACGGGCGGCCGGACGTTCGTCGAGGGCGAGGCCGGCGACCGCTTCGCCGTGCGCAACTCCGGGGCGACCGCGGTCGTCGAGGGCCTCGGCGACTTCGGCTGCGAGTACATGACCGGCGGTGCCGTGCTCAACCTCGGCGGCTTCGGCAAGGGGCTCGGGAACGGCATGTCCGGCGGCTTCCTGTACCAGTACGACCCCTCGGGGCAGGTGACCGAGCGCGCGAGCACCGACTCGCTCCTGGTGTTCCCCGTCACCCAGACCGGTCGCGGGGCGTTCCACGAGGCGGCCGCGAAGCTCCTGCTCGAGTGGCACCTCGAGGCGACGGGCTCGGCGCTCGCCGAGCGGCTGCTCGCGGCGTGGGAGACCACCCGCGACCACGTGTACGTCGGCATGCCGCGGGCGCTCCTGCTCAGCCAGGACGCCGACGAGATCCTCGCCGCCGCGACCCGACCGGAGCTCCTCGACGAGCTCGCGACCTCGGTCGCGACGGACAAGCTCCGCGCGTTCAAGACGGACTACCGCGACCGGCGCACCGTGCTCGACGGCCGCGCTCCCGCGCTCGGCGACCAGGGCGAGGACACGTTCGCGCTCCTGTCGTCGTACACGGTGCTCGGCGTCGCCCAGGACGTGGCGCAGGAGCGCGTCCCCGGTGCCGCGGCGGGCGACCCCCGGGTCACCGAGGCGGTCCGCAACCTCGTCCTGACCGAGGACTTCCAGGTCAAGCAGCGGGTCGTGAAGTACCTGCGCCGCACGCTCGAGTCCTTCGCGGACGACGAGCTCGCGACGCTCATCGCGACGAAGCGGCTCGACGACGCCAAGCGTGCGCTCGCGCAGCGGAACAACCGCAGCTCGGACGCACCGGGGACCACGGGGTGGATGATGCACCAGACCGCCAAGAACGCCGGCCGACGCCGAGCCGCACGGTTCGACGAGCTGCTCGCCACCGCGGCGCTCGAGGACATCGCCCGCCGCGCGCCGCTCGCCCCGGTCGAGGCGGTGACGGCATGA
- a CDS encoding sulfite reductase subunit alpha — MTTMPPTGSLIPVDAPFSAAQESWLAGFIAGIAAAGKKAAPAAPTTTIDVLFGTQTGNAELLAEDLVAGATARGLGGRATPLDAVSPEQLADMTHVLVVTSTYGEGEMPDNAGLFWEALQSPAVPRLEGVQYAVLGLGDTSYDEFCQAGKLLDLRFEQLGATRVHDRVDCDVDYEDPAALWSAAVLDRIAAQAGVAAAGGTAAAGTAPTATAAGGAGAGRASRPGAQWTKRTPYRAPLVVNRVLSAPRSAKEIRHLEFDLGDSGITYAAGDALAVVPHNDPALVDQLLDHLGADGAADVDGRPLAEVLRVEREIRTPSKDLVADLVQRAPASELAAVVAHGDKQELDRWLWGRDVLDLLVDAGPAAPSLDELLPNLRGLQARQYSISSSPLAHPGRVHLTVASVRYGDTRRTHHGVASTYLADRVQADGEVGVYLQPNAAFGVPADGDAPMVMIGPGTGIAPFRGFLHERAAAGATGRNWLFFGDQHRDTDFVYEDELTAFRESGVLDRLDLAFSRDQAEKVYVQTRMREQAVELYRWLEDGAFVYVCGDASRMAKDVEQALLDVVAEQRGRGADDALGYLADLRRAKRYVRDVY; from the coding sequence ATGACGACCATGCCCCCGACCGGGTCGCTCATCCCCGTCGACGCCCCGTTCTCGGCCGCGCAGGAGTCCTGGCTCGCCGGGTTCATCGCGGGCATCGCCGCCGCGGGGAAGAAGGCCGCCCCGGCAGCGCCGACCACGACGATCGACGTGCTGTTCGGCACGCAGACCGGCAACGCGGAGCTCCTCGCCGAGGACCTCGTCGCCGGCGCGACCGCCAGGGGCCTCGGCGGTCGGGCCACCCCGCTCGACGCCGTGTCGCCGGAGCAGCTCGCTGACATGACGCACGTGCTCGTCGTCACCTCGACGTACGGCGAGGGCGAGATGCCCGACAACGCCGGCCTGTTCTGGGAGGCGCTGCAGTCCCCCGCGGTCCCCCGTCTCGAGGGCGTGCAGTACGCGGTGCTCGGGCTCGGCGACACGAGCTACGACGAGTTCTGCCAGGCCGGGAAGCTCCTGGACCTGCGGTTCGAGCAGCTCGGTGCGACCCGCGTGCACGACCGGGTGGACTGCGACGTCGACTACGAGGACCCGGCCGCCCTGTGGAGCGCCGCCGTCCTCGACCGGATCGCCGCCCAGGCCGGCGTCGCCGCGGCGGGCGGGACCGCCGCTGCCGGGACCGCGCCGACGGCGACCGCAGCCGGCGGGGCGGGCGCGGGTCGTGCCTCCCGGCCGGGTGCGCAGTGGACCAAGCGCACCCCGTACCGGGCGCCGCTCGTCGTGAACCGGGTGCTCAGTGCGCCGCGGAGCGCGAAGGAGATCCGGCACCTGGAGTTCGACCTCGGCGACTCCGGGATCACGTACGCGGCCGGCGACGCGCTGGCCGTGGTGCCGCACAACGACCCGGCGCTCGTCGACCAGCTGCTCGACCACCTCGGCGCGGACGGTGCGGCGGACGTCGACGGCCGACCGCTCGCCGAGGTCCTGCGCGTCGAGCGCGAGATCCGGACGCCGTCGAAGGACCTCGTCGCCGACCTGGTGCAGCGTGCGCCCGCGTCGGAGCTCGCCGCGGTCGTGGCGCACGGCGACAAGCAGGAGCTCGACCGGTGGCTGTGGGGGCGGGACGTCCTCGACCTGCTCGTGGACGCCGGACCCGCGGCGCCGTCGCTCGACGAGCTGCTGCCGAACCTCCGCGGACTGCAGGCGCGGCAGTACTCGATCTCGTCGAGCCCGCTCGCCCACCCCGGCCGCGTGCACCTGACCGTCGCGAGCGTCCGGTACGGGGACACCCGACGCACCCACCACGGCGTCGCGTCCACGTACCTGGCGGACCGGGTGCAGGCGGACGGCGAGGTCGGCGTGTACCTGCAGCCGAACGCCGCGTTCGGGGTACCGGCCGACGGCGACGCCCCGATGGTGATGATCGGCCCCGGGACCGGGATCGCCCCGTTCCGCGGGTTCCTGCACGAGCGGGCGGCCGCCGGGGCGACCGGGCGCAACTGGCTGTTCTTCGGCGACCAGCACCGCGACACGGACTTCGTCTACGAGGACGAGCTCACCGCGTTCCGGGAGTCCGGCGTGCTCGACCGGCTCGACCTGGCGTTCTCACGCGACCAGGCCGAGAAGGTCTACGTGCAGACCCGGATGCGGGAGCAGGCCGTCGAGCTGTACCGGTGGCTCGAGGACGGCGCGTTCGTGTACGTGTGCGGCGACGCCTCGCGGATGGCGAAGGACGTCGAGCAGGCGCTGCTCGACGTCGTCGCCGAGCAGCGGGGCCGGGGCGCCGACGACGCGCTCGGGTACCTGGCCGACCTGCGGCGCGCGAAGCGGTACGTCCGCGACGTCTACTGA
- a CDS encoding alpha/beta hydrolase, which translates to MTVVVWVLVALVVLVVVGGLLAVRAVVGKIVLPGRHRWTPVLDADADSVQLPLTADTLRPGEYGLWHEGDGHTTVGPVLEVDEAAGTVRRAVVRTTGAVSARIRWSGHVHPDPAAMEVDWSEVSIPTPLGAAPAWVVRPARPDDDAAATWAVHVHGIRTTRVTALRTVPAALEAGWTSIVPSFRGDGEAPWEGRASHLGAREWVDVEAALDHAVANGARRIVLVGWSMGATITHELLLRSAHRDLVTGVLLVAPALDWEAAVRFQAARTPVPGFVVSAALAAMRTPLLHRVVGLRAPVDVRALSWLRVPPPLPPTLLVHSDGDRTVPFAVSQEFAAGEPDRVTLVVSGSAEHAWERNLDAAWFDAQVAGWIAGLPAR; encoded by the coding sequence ATGACGGTCGTGGTGTGGGTGCTCGTCGCCCTGGTGGTGCTCGTGGTGGTCGGCGGGCTGCTGGCCGTCCGTGCGGTGGTCGGCAAGATCGTCCTGCCCGGGCGGCACCGGTGGACGCCGGTGCTCGACGCGGACGCCGACTCGGTGCAGCTGCCCCTGACCGCCGACACACTGCGGCCGGGGGAGTACGGCCTGTGGCACGAGGGCGACGGGCACACCACGGTCGGGCCGGTGCTCGAGGTCGACGAGGCCGCCGGCACCGTCCGCCGCGCCGTGGTCCGGACGACCGGCGCGGTGTCCGCCCGCATCCGGTGGAGCGGTCACGTGCACCCCGACCCCGCCGCGATGGAGGTCGACTGGTCCGAGGTGTCGATCCCGACCCCGCTCGGCGCGGCCCCGGCGTGGGTGGTGCGCCCCGCCCGCCCCGACGACGACGCCGCGGCCACGTGGGCCGTCCACGTGCACGGCATCCGGACGACCCGGGTGACCGCGCTCCGGACCGTCCCGGCGGCGCTCGAGGCCGGCTGGACCTCGATCGTGCCGTCGTTCCGCGGGGACGGTGAGGCGCCGTGGGAGGGACGCGCGTCGCACCTCGGTGCCCGGGAGTGGGTCGACGTCGAGGCAGCCCTCGACCACGCGGTCGCGAACGGTGCGCGGCGGATCGTCCTGGTCGGCTGGTCGATGGGCGCCACGATCACCCACGAGCTGCTGCTGCGCTCGGCCCACCGCGACCTGGTCACGGGCGTGCTGCTCGTGGCGCCGGCGCTCGACTGGGAGGCGGCCGTCCGCTTCCAGGCGGCCCGCACCCCGGTGCCCGGGTTCGTCGTCTCCGCGGCCCTCGCGGCGATGCGCACGCCGCTGCTGCACCGCGTGGTCGGGCTCCGTGCGCCGGTCGACGTCCGGGCGCTCTCGTGGCTCCGGGTCCCGCCGCCCCTGCCGCCGACGCTGCTCGTGCACTCCGACGGGGACCGCACCGTGCCGTTCGCCGTGAGCCAGGAGTTCGCCGCGGGGGAGCCCGACCGGGTGACCCTGGTGGTCAGCGGCTCGGCCGAGCACGCGTGGGAGCGGAACCTCGACGCGGCGTGGTTCGACGCGCAGGTCGCCGGGTGGATCGCGGGGCTGCCCGCGCGCTGA
- a CDS encoding hydroxymethylglutaryl-CoA synthase: protein MTAQQPLSIGIHDIAIATGHHVLELDDLAERLGVDPAKYHVGIGQDAFSVPAPDEDIVTMGAAAAKEVIDRHGVEGIRTVLFATESGVDQSKAAGVFVHGLLGLPQSVRVVELKQACYGGTAAVQLALGIVARAPHERVLVIAADVARYDVDTAAEPTQGAGAAAILVSADPDLVELEPAAGVFTADVDDFWRPNDRSTALVDGRLSVSAYVDAFVGAWDDLAAQGGPAYADITRFVHHQPFTKMALKAHRKLTQHVGEPFDESELAIGFTYNRQTGNTYTASIWIGLAALLDLDDELGGQRIAMFSYGSGSVGELMTGIVQPDYRSHRREGRVRAVLDARVRLTVDEYRALHAGGAATSEDVERPRVTAGPYRFAGVRGGARHYEAVAQD, encoded by the coding sequence ATGACCGCGCAGCAGCCGCTGAGCATCGGCATCCACGACATCGCGATCGCCACCGGCCACCACGTGCTCGAGCTCGACGACCTCGCCGAGCGCCTGGGTGTCGACCCCGCGAAGTACCACGTCGGCATCGGCCAGGACGCGTTCAGCGTGCCCGCGCCCGACGAGGACATCGTCACGATGGGGGCCGCCGCCGCCAAGGAGGTCATCGACCGCCACGGCGTCGAGGGCATCCGCACGGTGCTGTTCGCCACCGAGTCCGGCGTCGACCAGTCCAAGGCCGCCGGCGTCTTCGTGCACGGGCTGCTCGGCCTGCCGCAGTCGGTGCGCGTCGTCGAGCTCAAGCAGGCCTGCTACGGCGGGACCGCGGCCGTGCAGCTCGCGCTCGGCATCGTCGCGCGCGCCCCGCACGAGCGGGTGCTCGTGATCGCCGCCGACGTCGCGCGGTACGACGTGGACACCGCCGCGGAGCCCACGCAGGGCGCCGGTGCCGCCGCGATCCTGGTGTCCGCGGATCCGGACCTCGTCGAGCTCGAGCCGGCCGCCGGTGTCTTCACCGCCGACGTCGACGACTTCTGGCGTCCGAACGACCGCTCCACGGCGCTCGTCGACGGGCGGCTCTCGGTGAGCGCGTACGTCGACGCCTTCGTCGGCGCGTGGGACGACCTCGCCGCGCAGGGCGGTCCCGCGTACGCCGACATCACCCGCTTCGTGCACCACCAGCCGTTCACGAAGATGGCCCTCAAGGCGCACCGGAAGCTGACGCAGCACGTCGGGGAGCCCTTCGACGAGTCCGAGCTCGCGATCGGCTTCACCTACAACCGGCAGACCGGCAACACCTACACGGCGTCGATCTGGATCGGCCTCGCGGCACTCCTCGACCTGGACGACGAGCTCGGCGGGCAGCGCATCGCGATGTTCAGCTACGGCTCCGGCAGCGTCGGCGAGCTCATGACGGGCATCGTGCAGCCCGACTACCGGTCGCACCGCCGCGAGGGTCGCGTGCGCGCGGTGCTCGATGCGCGCGTCCGGCTGACGGTCGACGAGTACCGCGCGCTGCACGCCGGCGGCGCCGCCACCAGCGAGGACGTCGAGCGTCCCCGGGTCACCGCCGGCCCGTACCGGTTCGCCGGGGTGCGCGGTGGCGCACGCCACTACGAGGCGGTCGCGCAGGACTGA
- a CDS encoding hydroxymethylglutaryl-CoA reductase: MTDLLTPIPTKWVGPIRVSGNAVEGEHEVPLATYESPLWPSVGRGARVSRMVEGGIVATVVDERMTRSVVVKADSAAAAHIAAGRILARQDELEQLVAGQSRFAKLIEVHPEIVGDLLFLRFAFTTGDASGHNMVTQAADKLLPAILAWEPGLRYVSVSGNFCTDKKATAVNGIRGRGRNTIAEIVIPGEVVEKRLRSSAARIAELNVAKNLVGSTIAGALRSANAHYANMLLGFYLATGQDAANIVEGSQGITYAEARGDDLYFSTALPHLIVGTVGNGKGGDLPVVEDALVRLGCREEREPGANARRLAALCAATVLCGELSLLAAQTNPGELMAAHVAMERRGSRPAGGAA, translated from the coding sequence ATGACCGACCTGCTGACCCCGATCCCCACGAAGTGGGTGGGGCCGATCCGCGTGAGCGGCAACGCCGTCGAGGGCGAGCACGAGGTGCCGCTCGCGACGTACGAGTCGCCGCTCTGGCCGTCCGTCGGCCGCGGCGCCCGTGTCTCGCGGATGGTCGAGGGCGGGATCGTCGCGACCGTCGTCGACGAGCGCATGACCCGCTCCGTCGTCGTGAAGGCCGACAGCGCCGCCGCCGCGCACATCGCCGCGGGGCGGATCCTGGCGCGCCAGGACGAGCTCGAGCAGCTCGTCGCCGGGCAGAGCCGGTTCGCGAAGCTGATCGAGGTGCACCCGGAGATCGTCGGCGACCTGCTGTTCCTGCGCTTCGCGTTCACCACGGGCGACGCCTCCGGCCACAACATGGTCACGCAGGCGGCGGACAAGCTGCTGCCGGCGATCCTCGCGTGGGAGCCGGGCCTGCGGTACGTCAGCGTCTCGGGCAACTTCTGCACCGACAAGAAGGCCACCGCGGTGAACGGCATCCGCGGACGCGGCCGGAACACCATCGCCGAGATCGTCATCCCGGGCGAGGTCGTCGAGAAGCGGCTCCGGTCGAGTGCCGCGCGGATCGCCGAGCTCAACGTCGCGAAGAACCTCGTCGGGTCGACGATCGCCGGTGCCCTGCGCTCCGCGAACGCGCACTACGCGAACATGCTGCTCGGCTTCTACCTGGCCACCGGGCAGGACGCCGCGAACATCGTCGAGGGCTCGCAGGGCATCACCTACGCCGAGGCCCGCGGCGACGACCTGTACTTCTCGACCGCGCTGCCGCACCTGATCGTCGGCACGGTCGGCAACGGCAAGGGCGGCGACCTGCCGGTCGTCGAGGACGCGCTCGTGCGGCTCGGCTGCCGCGAGGAGCGCGAACCCGGCGCGAACGCCCGACGCCTGGCGGCCCTGTGCGCCGCCACGGTCCTCTGCGGTGAGCTCTCCCTGCTCGCCGCCCAGACGAACCCCGGAGAACTGATGGCGGCCCACGTCGCCATGGAACGCCGGGGCTCCCGGCCTGCAGGAGGTGCAGCATGA